A stretch of Pseudolysobacter antarcticus DNA encodes these proteins:
- the ubiE gene encoding bifunctional demethylmenaquinone methyltransferase/2-methoxy-6-polyprenyl-1,4-benzoquinol methylase UbiE, with protein MDDQKPTTHFGFRDVPVEQKQQLVGQVFSSVASKYDLMNDLMSFGVHRIWKRYFTSTSGVCEGDSVLDLAGGTGDIAALMLPRVGPRGNVVVGDINGAMLGVGRDRLLDRGLHGNLQFAQLNAEALPFPDKSFDCVTIAFGLRNVTDKQKALGEMHRVLKIGGRVLVLEFSEVRAEFLKPLYDFHSFKILPRLGKLFANDADSYQYLAESIRKHPNQAVLKGMLEQAGFARVDVRNLSAGIVAIHRGYRV; from the coding sequence ATGGACGATCAAAAACCCACTACCCACTTCGGCTTTCGCGACGTTCCGGTCGAGCAGAAACAGCAGCTCGTCGGTCAGGTATTTTCCTCGGTCGCGAGCAAATACGATCTGATGAACGATCTCATGTCGTTCGGCGTGCATCGGATCTGGAAACGCTATTTCACCAGCACTAGCGGTGTGTGCGAAGGCGACAGCGTGCTTGATCTCGCAGGCGGCACCGGCGATATCGCGGCGCTGATGTTGCCGCGCGTCGGCCCGCGCGGCAACGTTGTTGTTGGCGATATCAACGGCGCGATGCTCGGCGTTGGTCGTGATCGCCTGCTCGATCGTGGCCTGCACGGCAATTTGCAGTTCGCACAACTGAATGCCGAGGCGCTGCCGTTCCCCGACAAGAGTTTCGATTGCGTCACGATCGCGTTCGGCCTGCGCAACGTCACCGACAAACAAAAAGCGCTCGGCGAAATGCATCGCGTGCTGAAGATCGGCGGACGTGTGCTGGTGCTGGAATTTTCCGAAGTGCGCGCCGAATTTCTCAAGCCGTTATACGATTTCCATTCGTTCAAGATTCTGCCGCGCCTTGGCAAACTGTTTGCCAACGATGCCGACAGCTATCAATACCTCGCCGAATCGATCCGCAAACATCCAAATCAGGCGGTGTTGAAAGGCATGCTGGAGCAAGCCGGATTTGCGCGCGTGGATGTGCGAAATTTATCGGCGGGGATAGTCGCGATTCATCGCGGGTATCGGGTTTGA